A section of the Humulus lupulus chromosome 2, drHumLupu1.1, whole genome shotgun sequence genome encodes:
- the LOC133817789 gene encoding protein trichome birefringence-like 19, protein MKLHTIPDLHSGKFPPPNSLKKFLLLLVYFILLTTIPFCLKNTSPFSLSSPESDVSSLKSLEESSKTCNVFNGTWVPYFEEPYYTNETCHLIIDQQNCLKFGRPNKEFLNWRWKPDECELPLFDAVQFLELVRGKSLAFLGDSVGKNQMHSLLCLLTKVAYPEDVSDKYYTDTAYFKRYLYPDYNFTMGTLWAPFLVKSIESDSNGYSPNSQMNLYLDEPNEGWLNDVEKFDYVIVSAGQWFFRPAMLHENGSLIGCSTCSHDNLTNFTPYYAYRKAFRTVFRTLLSLENYKGVTFLRTFSPSHFENGAWNDGGNCVRTRPFAREELKVDQYIWDMHLPQVEEFRAVEELGRKRGLEFKLMDTTEAMLMRPDGHPNFYGHSPQRNMTLADCVHWCLPGPIDAWNEFLLYLLRTGQSSLDGKL, encoded by the exons ATGAAGCTTCATACCATTCCTGATCTTCATAGTGGAAAATTCCCACCACCCAATTCACTCAAGAAGTTTCTTCTTCTACTCGTCTACTTCATTCTCCTAACTACAATCCCATTCTGTCTCAAGAACACTTCTCCTTTCTCATTGTCATCTCCTGAGAGTGATGTCAGTAGCTTGAAAAGCTTGGAAGAATCAAGCAAAACTTGTAATGTCTTTAATGGAACTTGGGTTCCATATTTTGAAGAGCCTTACTACACCAATGAAACTTGTCATTTGATCATTGATCAGCAGAATTGCCTCAAGTTTGGGAGACCCAATAAGGAGTTTTTGAATTGGAGGTGGAAACCAGATGAATGTGAGCTACCTTTGTTTGATGCTGTTCAGTTTTTAGAGCTTGTCAGAGGAAAATCACTAGCTTTTCTTGGAGATTCAGTTGGAAAAAATCAAATGCATTCTTTGTTGTGCCTTTTAACCAAA GTGGCATATCCAGAAGATGTATCGGATAAATATTATACAGACACAGCTTATTTCAAGCGCTATTTGTACCCGGATTACAACTTTACTATGGGGACACTTTGGGCACCATTTTTGGTCAAATCCATAGAGTCAGACTCCAATGGCTACTCACCCAACAGTCAGATGAACCTCTACTTAGATGAGCCTAATGAGGGTTGGTTAAATGATGTTGAGAAGTTTGACTATGTGATCGTCTCGGCTGGACAATGGTTCTTTCGGCCAGCGATGTTACACGAGAATGGCAGCCTCATTGGCTGCTCAACTTGCAGCCATGACAACCTCACAAACTTCACACCTTATTATGCATACAGGAAGGCCTTCCGAACTGTCTTTAGAACTCTTTTGAGCCTTGAAAACTACAAGGGGGTGACTTTTTTGAGGACTTTTTCGCCATCTCACTTCGAGAATGGGGCGTGGAACGATGGAGGCAACTGTGTGAGGACTAGGCCTTTTGCCAGAGAAGAACTGAAGGTTGATCAGTACATATGGGATATGCATTTACCTCAGGTTGAGGAGTTTAGAGCTGTGGAAGAGCTTGGAAGGAAGAGAGGTTTGGAGTTCAAGCTAATGGATACAACTGAGGCTATGTTGATGAGACCTGATGGACATCCTAACTTCTATGGACACTCACCCCAGAGGAATATGACATTGGCAGATTGTGTACACTGGTGCTTGCCTGGACCCATTGATGCTTGGAATGAGTTTTTGCTCTACTTGTTGAGGACTGGGCAGAGTTCACTTGATGGGAAACTATAG